The following are encoded in a window of Oncorhynchus mykiss isolate Arlee chromosome Y, USDA_OmykA_1.1, whole genome shotgun sequence genomic DNA:
- the LOC110510067 gene encoding MAP7 domain-containing protein 2 isoform X3 yields the protein MAEKAVNTASCALTAEGLTPPSVAEKRPQSNSHGSPARVVLHPGSPAVKNNEVLSPALVIEKKPQLNGLPSPLRLPGNNTNNHADVEGYLRTDDRMRLAKERREERDKGLAVREQAIMEKERRAQLQYERTVEERWRKLEEQRQKEELRRAAVEEKRRQRLEEEKERLDALMKRSLERSLQLEQRPKRWTWGGAGGAQGDCENAPLPASTFPHELAAPFPAASESAPCSPHRSPYRGSPSRANRRRLQGSPEESAGGSISTPQTPKKERLRRERRTGSPATGSPVRRAESPAMFTRRSASPATPKLLPKSCTQSPCTVRQYHSSPIRHRPTTPVTDSNKKEDGQVEEAKGHNNISDRNVSKPETPVKKMSDIQSPEKSSQADTAEKKLSNTETPEKRFPKTETPSKNLKGEISEKKDNPDKKSPMAETADRKASKIDTPDKKMPKSACSDLNTDNNSTEPSSVTPTGKGIAGTTSAEEASRLLAERRRLARVQKELEEKQRCEQEEDERLKAEQLRRRQAEERARQEEAARRAEEERSRQEDLRRTWEEEEKLQKEGQDKELQVKMDREKEEAELQAQKDAERQRQEREILKLQQEEERHLRKKRIEEIMKRTRKSDENQAEMKQNEEGQVDTLPQPVSPPGEMQINSKLKIETNAQVNVQENPKVESQVNGQVTVHVNKQDSALVKGQATYQVTPLKTDLQKGQDAKQINKQQTAQVNGQGGAQVLKQESVFVKGRVASKVNQQESVQVKKPEETQVSSQATAQLKIQECTQVNVKLTTQTIAQEVQPKKPSMASLPVGRPPPPLINLEPLVVKSSGVYDEVQSMEVSPVSKEELVSIPEYSPVNEVQHIGMSNARALEDLLDLTGHVAYPKLSPMGSLGDCNKNLIEGLCSPGADSKLIQSHPPPSHKFNIQ from the exons ATGGCGGAGAAGGCAGTCAATACAGCGTCCTGCGCCTTGACAG CCGAAGGATTGACTCCACCGTCAGTTGCGGAGAAGAGACCCCAAAGCAACAGCCATGGCTCCCCAGCCCGTGTTGTACTTCATCCAGGGAGCCCAGCTGTGAAAAACA ACGAGGTGCTGAGCCCAGCATTGGTCATAGAGAAGAAGCCCCAGCTCAATGGGCTCCCCTCCCCTTTACGTCTGCCAGGCAACAACACTAACAATCATGCAG ATGTGGAAGGGTATCTGAGGACAGATGACAGGATGCGTTTAGCCAAAGAGAGACGTGAGGAAAGAGATAAAGGTTTAG CGGTACGAGAGCAGGCGATCATGGAGAAGGAGCGGCGGGCTCAGCTGCAGTATGAGCGTACCGTGGAGGAGCGCTGGAGGAAGCTGGAggaacagagacagaaggaggagCTCCGCAGAGCTgctgtggaggagaagaggagacagaggctGGAGGAGGAAAAG GAGCGACTGGACGCTCTGATGAAACGCTCCCTGGAACGCAGCCTGCAGCTAGAGCAAAGGCCCAAACGCTGGACATGGGGCGGAGCTGGAGGAGCACAGG GTGACTGtgagaatgcccctctccccgccTCCACCTTTCCCCATGAACTCGCCGCCCCCTTTCCTGCTGCCAGCGAATCCG CTCCCTGCAGCCCCCACAGGTCACCCTATCGGGGCTCGCCAAGCCGTGCTAATCGACGGAGGCtccagggctctccagaggagtCAGCAGGGGGGTCTATCTCCACCCCTCAAACCCCCAAG AAGGAGAGGTTGcgcagagagagaaggactggCTCCCCGGCGACAGGCTCCCCTGTGAGAAGAGCAGAATCCCCAGCCATGTTCACCAGACGCTCAGCCTCCCCCGCCACCCCCAA GTTGTTGCCTAAGAGCTGTACCCAGTCTCCCTGCACTGTGCGCCAGTACCACTCTTCTCCCATCAGGCACAGACCCACCACCCCGGTTACCGACAGCAACAAGAAGGAGGACGGACAAGTTGAAGAAGCCAAAGGGCACAACAACATCAGTGACAGAAATGTCTCCAAGCCAGAGACCCCTGTGAAAAAGATGTCTGATATTCAGAGCCCTGAGAAGTCTTCTCAAGCCGACACCGCTGAAAAAAaactgtctaacactgagaccCCAGAAAAGAGATTCCCAAAAACTGAGACCCCCAGTAAGAACTTAAAAGGTGAGATTTCTGAAAAGAAGGACAACCCTGATAAGAAGAGTCCTATGGCTGAGACTGCTGATAGGAAAGCCTCCAAAATAGACACTCCAGACAAGAAGATGCCAAAGTCCGCCTGCAGCGACCTGAATACAGATAACAACAGCACAG AGCCATCGTCAGTGACGCCAACAGGAAAAGGAATTGCTGGGACGACAAGCGCAGAGGAAGCATCTAGACTGCTAGCGGAGCGTAGGCGTCTGGCCAGGGTGCAGAAGGAGCTGGAGGAGAAACAACGTTGTGAGCAGGAGGAGGATGAGCG TCTGAAGGCGGAGCAGCTGAGGAGGAGACAGGCAGAGGAGCGAGCACGGCAGGAGGAGGCGGCTCGAcgggctgaggaggagaggagcagacaggagGACCTCCGTAGGacgtgggaggaagaggagaaactgCAGAAAGAGGGCCAGGATAAGGAGCTACAGGTCAAGATggacagagag AAGGAGGAGGCCGAGTTACAGGCACAGAAGGATGCGGAGCGTCAgcgtcaggagagagagatactcaaGCTACAACAAGAAGAGGAGAGACATCTGCGGAAGAAG AGAATTGAGGAGATAATGAAGAGAACCAGGAAGAGTGATGAGAACCAGGCTGAGATGAAG CAGAATGAGGAAGGGCAGGTGGATACTCTGCCTCAGCCTGTCTCACCACCAG GGGAAATGCAAATTAACTCAAAGTTGAAGATTGAAACTAATGCTCAGGTGAATGTGCAAGAAAACCCAAAGGTTGAGTCTCAGGTTAATGGACAGGTCACTGTCCATGTCAACAAGCAGGACAGTGCCCTGGTGAAGGGTCAAGCCACCTACCAGGTAACCCCACTGAAGACTGATCTGCAAAAGGGACAGGACgctaaacaaataaataaacaacagACAGCCCAAGTGAATGGACAGGGTGGAGCCCAGGTTCTCAAGCAAGAGAGTGTCTTTGTAAAGGGACGGGTCGCTTCCAAAGTGAACCAGCAAGAGAGTGTACAGGTGAAGAAACCGGAGGAAACCCAGGTGAGCAGCCAAGCCACTGCTCAGCTCAAAATCCAGGAGTGTACCCAAGTAAATGTGAAGTTGACCACACAGACAATCGCACAAGAGGTGCAGCCCAAGAAACCGTCCATGGCGTCCCTACCGGTGGGCCGACCCCCACCTCCACTCATCAACCTGGAGCCTCTGGTTGTGAAAAGCAGCGGGGTGTATGACGAGGTGCAGTCCATGGAGGTCAG CCCAGTTTCCAAGGAGGAGCTCGTCTCCATCCCAGAGTACTCCCCAGTCAATGAGGTCCAGCACATTGGCATGAGTAATGCCCGAGCCCTGGAAGATCTGCTGGACCTGACGGGCCATGTGGCCTACCCCAAACTCTCCCCCATGGGAAGCCTAGGAGACTGCAACAAGAACCTGATCGAGGGGCTCTGCAGCCCCGGTGCCGACTCCAAGCTCATCCAATCTCATCCTCCACCCTCACACAAGTTCAACATCCAGTAG
- the LOC110510067 gene encoding MAP7 domain-containing protein 2 isoform X7, whose protein sequence is MAEKAVNTASCALTDEVLSPALVIEKKPQLNGLPSPLRLPGNNTNNHADVEGYLRTDDRMRLAKERREERDKGLAVREQAIMEKERRAQLQYERTVEERWRKLEEQRQKEELRRAAVEEKRRQRLEEEKERLDALMKRSLERSLQLEQRPKRWTWGGAGGAQGDCENAPLPASTFPHELAAPFPAASESAPCSPHRSPYRGSPSRANRRRLQGSPEESAGGSISTPQTPKKERLRRERRTGSPATGSPVRRAESPAMFTRRSASPATPKLLPKSCTQSPCTVRQYHSSPIRHRPTTPVTDSNKKEDGQVEEAKGHNNISDRNVSKPETPVKKMSDIQSPEKSSQADTAEKKLSNTETPEKRFPKTETPSKNLKGEISEKKDNPDKKSPMAETADRKASKIDTPDKKMPKSACSDLNTDNNSTEPSSVTPTGKGIAGTTSAEEASRLLAERRRLARVQKELEEKQRCEQEEDERLKAEQLRRRQAEERARQEEAARRAEEERSRQEDLRRTWEEEEKLQKEGQDKELQVKMDREKEEAELQAQKDAERQRQEREILKLQQEEERHLRKKRIEEIMKRTRKSDENQAEMKQNEEGQVDTLPQPVSPPGEMQINSKLKIETNAQVNVQENPKVESQVNGQVTVHVNKQDSALVKGQATYQVTPLKTDLQKGQDAKQINKQQTAQVNGQGGAQVLKQESVFVKGRVASKVNQQESVQVKKPEETQVSSQATAQLKIQECTQVNVKLTTQTIAQEVQPKKPSMASLPVGRPPPPLINLEPLVVKSSGVYDEVQSMEVSPVSKEELVSIPEYSPVNEVQHIGMSNARALEDLLDLTGHVAYPKLSPMGSLGDCNKNLIEGLCSPGADSKLIQSHPPPSHKFNIQ, encoded by the exons ATGGCGGAGAAGGCAGTCAATACAGCGTCCTGCGCCTTGACAG ACGAGGTGCTGAGCCCAGCATTGGTCATAGAGAAGAAGCCCCAGCTCAATGGGCTCCCCTCCCCTTTACGTCTGCCAGGCAACAACACTAACAATCATGCAG ATGTGGAAGGGTATCTGAGGACAGATGACAGGATGCGTTTAGCCAAAGAGAGACGTGAGGAAAGAGATAAAGGTTTAG CGGTACGAGAGCAGGCGATCATGGAGAAGGAGCGGCGGGCTCAGCTGCAGTATGAGCGTACCGTGGAGGAGCGCTGGAGGAAGCTGGAggaacagagacagaaggaggagCTCCGCAGAGCTgctgtggaggagaagaggagacagaggctGGAGGAGGAAAAG GAGCGACTGGACGCTCTGATGAAACGCTCCCTGGAACGCAGCCTGCAGCTAGAGCAAAGGCCCAAACGCTGGACATGGGGCGGAGCTGGAGGAGCACAGG GTGACTGtgagaatgcccctctccccgccTCCACCTTTCCCCATGAACTCGCCGCCCCCTTTCCTGCTGCCAGCGAATCCG CTCCCTGCAGCCCCCACAGGTCACCCTATCGGGGCTCGCCAAGCCGTGCTAATCGACGGAGGCtccagggctctccagaggagtCAGCAGGGGGGTCTATCTCCACCCCTCAAACCCCCAAG AAGGAGAGGTTGcgcagagagagaaggactggCTCCCCGGCGACAGGCTCCCCTGTGAGAAGAGCAGAATCCCCAGCCATGTTCACCAGACGCTCAGCCTCCCCCGCCACCCCCAA GTTGTTGCCTAAGAGCTGTACCCAGTCTCCCTGCACTGTGCGCCAGTACCACTCTTCTCCCATCAGGCACAGACCCACCACCCCGGTTACCGACAGCAACAAGAAGGAGGACGGACAAGTTGAAGAAGCCAAAGGGCACAACAACATCAGTGACAGAAATGTCTCCAAGCCAGAGACCCCTGTGAAAAAGATGTCTGATATTCAGAGCCCTGAGAAGTCTTCTCAAGCCGACACCGCTGAAAAAAaactgtctaacactgagaccCCAGAAAAGAGATTCCCAAAAACTGAGACCCCCAGTAAGAACTTAAAAGGTGAGATTTCTGAAAAGAAGGACAACCCTGATAAGAAGAGTCCTATGGCTGAGACTGCTGATAGGAAAGCCTCCAAAATAGACACTCCAGACAAGAAGATGCCAAAGTCCGCCTGCAGCGACCTGAATACAGATAACAACAGCACAG AGCCATCGTCAGTGACGCCAACAGGAAAAGGAATTGCTGGGACGACAAGCGCAGAGGAAGCATCTAGACTGCTAGCGGAGCGTAGGCGTCTGGCCAGGGTGCAGAAGGAGCTGGAGGAGAAACAACGTTGTGAGCAGGAGGAGGATGAGCG TCTGAAGGCGGAGCAGCTGAGGAGGAGACAGGCAGAGGAGCGAGCACGGCAGGAGGAGGCGGCTCGAcgggctgaggaggagaggagcagacaggagGACCTCCGTAGGacgtgggaggaagaggagaaactgCAGAAAGAGGGCCAGGATAAGGAGCTACAGGTCAAGATggacagagag AAGGAGGAGGCCGAGTTACAGGCACAGAAGGATGCGGAGCGTCAgcgtcaggagagagagatactcaaGCTACAACAAGAAGAGGAGAGACATCTGCGGAAGAAG AGAATTGAGGAGATAATGAAGAGAACCAGGAAGAGTGATGAGAACCAGGCTGAGATGAAG CAGAATGAGGAAGGGCAGGTGGATACTCTGCCTCAGCCTGTCTCACCACCAG GGGAAATGCAAATTAACTCAAAGTTGAAGATTGAAACTAATGCTCAGGTGAATGTGCAAGAAAACCCAAAGGTTGAGTCTCAGGTTAATGGACAGGTCACTGTCCATGTCAACAAGCAGGACAGTGCCCTGGTGAAGGGTCAAGCCACCTACCAGGTAACCCCACTGAAGACTGATCTGCAAAAGGGACAGGACgctaaacaaataaataaacaacagACAGCCCAAGTGAATGGACAGGGTGGAGCCCAGGTTCTCAAGCAAGAGAGTGTCTTTGTAAAGGGACGGGTCGCTTCCAAAGTGAACCAGCAAGAGAGTGTACAGGTGAAGAAACCGGAGGAAACCCAGGTGAGCAGCCAAGCCACTGCTCAGCTCAAAATCCAGGAGTGTACCCAAGTAAATGTGAAGTTGACCACACAGACAATCGCACAAGAGGTGCAGCCCAAGAAACCGTCCATGGCGTCCCTACCGGTGGGCCGACCCCCACCTCCACTCATCAACCTGGAGCCTCTGGTTGTGAAAAGCAGCGGGGTGTATGACGAGGTGCAGTCCATGGAGGTCAG CCCAGTTTCCAAGGAGGAGCTCGTCTCCATCCCAGAGTACTCCCCAGTCAATGAGGTCCAGCACATTGGCATGAGTAATGCCCGAGCCCTGGAAGATCTGCTGGACCTGACGGGCCATGTGGCCTACCCCAAACTCTCCCCCATGGGAAGCCTAGGAGACTGCAACAAGAACCTGATCGAGGGGCTCTGCAGCCCCGGTGCCGACTCCAAGCTCATCCAATCTCATCCTCCACCCTCACACAAGTTCAACATCCAGTAG
- the LOC110510067 gene encoding MAP7 domain-containing protein 2 isoform X5: MAEKAVNTASCALTAEGLTPPSVAEKRPQSNSHGSPARVVLHPGSPAVKNNEVLSPALVIEKKPQLNGLPSPLRLPGNNTNNHAGKQYVEGYLRTDDRMRLAKERREERDKGLAVREQAIMEKERRAQLQYERTVEERWRKLEEQRQKEELRRAAVEEKRRQRLEEEKERLDALMKRSLERSLQLEQRPKRWTWGGAGGAQAPCSPHRSPYRGSPSRANRRRLQGSPEESAGGSISTPQTPKKERLRRERRTGSPATGSPVRRAESPAMFTRRSASPATPKLLPKSCTQSPCTVRQYHSSPIRHRPTTPVTDSNKKEDGQVEEAKGHNNISDRNVSKPETPVKKMSDIQSPEKSSQADTAEKKLSNTETPEKRFPKTETPSKNLKGEISEKKDNPDKKSPMAETADRKASKIDTPDKKMPKSACSDLNTDNNSTEPSSVTPTGKGIAGTTSAEEASRLLAERRRLARVQKELEEKQRCEQEEDERLKAEQLRRRQAEERARQEEAARRAEEERSRQEDLRRTWEEEEKLQKEGQDKELQVKMDREKEEAELQAQKDAERQRQEREILKLQQEEERHLRKKRIEEIMKRTRKSDENQAEMKQNEEGQVDTLPQPVSPPGEMQINSKLKIETNAQVNVQENPKVESQVNGQVTVHVNKQDSALVKGQATYQVTPLKTDLQKGQDAKQINKQQTAQVNGQGGAQVLKQESVFVKGRVASKVNQQESVQVKKPEETQVSSQATAQLKIQECTQVNVKLTTQTIAQEVQPKKPSMASLPVGRPPPPLINLEPLVVKSSGVYDEVQSMEVSPVSKEELVSIPEYSPVNEVQHIGMSNARALEDLLDLTGHVAYPKLSPMGSLGDCNKNLIEGLCSPGADSKLIQSHPPPSHKFNIQ; the protein is encoded by the exons ATGGCGGAGAAGGCAGTCAATACAGCGTCCTGCGCCTTGACAG CCGAAGGATTGACTCCACCGTCAGTTGCGGAGAAGAGACCCCAAAGCAACAGCCATGGCTCCCCAGCCCGTGTTGTACTTCATCCAGGGAGCCCAGCTGTGAAAAACA ACGAGGTGCTGAGCCCAGCATTGGTCATAGAGAAGAAGCCCCAGCTCAATGGGCTCCCCTCCCCTTTACGTCTGCCAGGCAACAACACTAACAATCATGCAGGTAAACAGT ATGTGGAAGGGTATCTGAGGACAGATGACAGGATGCGTTTAGCCAAAGAGAGACGTGAGGAAAGAGATAAAGGTTTAG CGGTACGAGAGCAGGCGATCATGGAGAAGGAGCGGCGGGCTCAGCTGCAGTATGAGCGTACCGTGGAGGAGCGCTGGAGGAAGCTGGAggaacagagacagaaggaggagCTCCGCAGAGCTgctgtggaggagaagaggagacagaggctGGAGGAGGAAAAG GAGCGACTGGACGCTCTGATGAAACGCTCCCTGGAACGCAGCCTGCAGCTAGAGCAAAGGCCCAAACGCTGGACATGGGGCGGAGCTGGAGGAGCACAGG CTCCCTGCAGCCCCCACAGGTCACCCTATCGGGGCTCGCCAAGCCGTGCTAATCGACGGAGGCtccagggctctccagaggagtCAGCAGGGGGGTCTATCTCCACCCCTCAAACCCCCAAG AAGGAGAGGTTGcgcagagagagaaggactggCTCCCCGGCGACAGGCTCCCCTGTGAGAAGAGCAGAATCCCCAGCCATGTTCACCAGACGCTCAGCCTCCCCCGCCACCCCCAA GTTGTTGCCTAAGAGCTGTACCCAGTCTCCCTGCACTGTGCGCCAGTACCACTCTTCTCCCATCAGGCACAGACCCACCACCCCGGTTACCGACAGCAACAAGAAGGAGGACGGACAAGTTGAAGAAGCCAAAGGGCACAACAACATCAGTGACAGAAATGTCTCCAAGCCAGAGACCCCTGTGAAAAAGATGTCTGATATTCAGAGCCCTGAGAAGTCTTCTCAAGCCGACACCGCTGAAAAAAaactgtctaacactgagaccCCAGAAAAGAGATTCCCAAAAACTGAGACCCCCAGTAAGAACTTAAAAGGTGAGATTTCTGAAAAGAAGGACAACCCTGATAAGAAGAGTCCTATGGCTGAGACTGCTGATAGGAAAGCCTCCAAAATAGACACTCCAGACAAGAAGATGCCAAAGTCCGCCTGCAGCGACCTGAATACAGATAACAACAGCACAG AGCCATCGTCAGTGACGCCAACAGGAAAAGGAATTGCTGGGACGACAAGCGCAGAGGAAGCATCTAGACTGCTAGCGGAGCGTAGGCGTCTGGCCAGGGTGCAGAAGGAGCTGGAGGAGAAACAACGTTGTGAGCAGGAGGAGGATGAGCG TCTGAAGGCGGAGCAGCTGAGGAGGAGACAGGCAGAGGAGCGAGCACGGCAGGAGGAGGCGGCTCGAcgggctgaggaggagaggagcagacaggagGACCTCCGTAGGacgtgggaggaagaggagaaactgCAGAAAGAGGGCCAGGATAAGGAGCTACAGGTCAAGATggacagagag AAGGAGGAGGCCGAGTTACAGGCACAGAAGGATGCGGAGCGTCAgcgtcaggagagagagatactcaaGCTACAACAAGAAGAGGAGAGACATCTGCGGAAGAAG AGAATTGAGGAGATAATGAAGAGAACCAGGAAGAGTGATGAGAACCAGGCTGAGATGAAG CAGAATGAGGAAGGGCAGGTGGATACTCTGCCTCAGCCTGTCTCACCACCAG GGGAAATGCAAATTAACTCAAAGTTGAAGATTGAAACTAATGCTCAGGTGAATGTGCAAGAAAACCCAAAGGTTGAGTCTCAGGTTAATGGACAGGTCACTGTCCATGTCAACAAGCAGGACAGTGCCCTGGTGAAGGGTCAAGCCACCTACCAGGTAACCCCACTGAAGACTGATCTGCAAAAGGGACAGGACgctaaacaaataaataaacaacagACAGCCCAAGTGAATGGACAGGGTGGAGCCCAGGTTCTCAAGCAAGAGAGTGTCTTTGTAAAGGGACGGGTCGCTTCCAAAGTGAACCAGCAAGAGAGTGTACAGGTGAAGAAACCGGAGGAAACCCAGGTGAGCAGCCAAGCCACTGCTCAGCTCAAAATCCAGGAGTGTACCCAAGTAAATGTGAAGTTGACCACACAGACAATCGCACAAGAGGTGCAGCCCAAGAAACCGTCCATGGCGTCCCTACCGGTGGGCCGACCCCCACCTCCACTCATCAACCTGGAGCCTCTGGTTGTGAAAAGCAGCGGGGTGTATGACGAGGTGCAGTCCATGGAGGTCAG CCCAGTTTCCAAGGAGGAGCTCGTCTCCATCCCAGAGTACTCCCCAGTCAATGAGGTCCAGCACATTGGCATGAGTAATGCCCGAGCCCTGGAAGATCTGCTGGACCTGACGGGCCATGTGGCCTACCCCAAACTCTCCCCCATGGGAAGCCTAGGAGACTGCAACAAGAACCTGATCGAGGGGCTCTGCAGCCCCGGTGCCGACTCCAAGCTCATCCAATCTCATCCTCCACCCTCACACAAGTTCAACATCCAGTAG